The window ACACAGGCCTCAGTGGCCCTTGGCCTCTTTACAAAAGGAGAAGTTGGAAGGGGATTGTGGGAGGAGCCCCTGGGGGCTTGGCCTGTCCTCCACCAGAACTTGGAGTTGCTGCCAGCAGAGGATCTGTGCCTCAGCTGAGGACTAGCTCCGGAATGTCATAGGAGTGTGACTGTGTaggccttctcctcctcctcgttTCTGTGGCATGGCACAGGTTGCCTGGTTGCTCGAGCCTTCCCCATGTTGACATCTTCCACAAGCTTGCCTTTGCTCTGTCTACAGCTTAGCACCCCATCCTGGAGGGCACTTTCTGGTGcttggaaggagagaaggaagcaaaAACCACATGCCTGGCATGGCCAAGCCGGAGACAGATCCACCTGtcagaggaaggaagaagtaaaGGGGGCATGCAGGGCTTTTGGGGGCCAGATTGGCTCAGAAACATGTAGGTCAAAAGAATAGAGGGGGCCCAGTCTATAGGCTTCACAAGAAGCCATGGCCTGTATTTGGGGCATTGGGGAGCATAAGGCATCTGAACTGGTCCAGATCTCACTCTTATCTTGGGCCAAGCCAACGTGGAGAGAAGCAACCCAACCAGACTCTTGGCAGCCTGCCTTACAGGGTAGGCCACCTTATAGGGTAGCCCTCATATCTGCCCAATGCCGGCCCTCTACTGCCCCAGCTTTGGTACAGGAGTGAGGGAGAAGCTGGAGCTTGCACACCCAGTGGCCAGTGGGGCTGTCTTCCCAGCTCCTCCTCAGGGCTTTCCTGTCAGTGCCAAGCCAGTTCCCCAGCCAGGTTTCCATATGCCATTTGCCAGCGTGTGGGAACTCTGCGCGTGTGCGAGGGTGTTTGTAGAAGAGGGCAGTTTCCTTTCAAATGGCCTCAGGAAGGGAAAAGAGTGCTCCCTCCAGCCCCTAGGTAGCCTTGGCCAGGGATGTGGGCCAAGAACAGTCTGTGGAGCTGGCCAACTTGTGGCATCCGCTCCAAATAGCAGAGACCCAGTCACACCTGCTTCTGGTCCTCCCTGCCCTCAGTATTTGGTTTTGTACACCAAAGACAATCTGGCCCATCTTCCTCCCAGAGGCACAACAGTAACATGTTCCTCTGTCAGCCTGTGAAGGCATGCAGGGTTCTGAAGCCACAGACTCAGTCTCCCCAAGTCagcaatctctttctctctctctcttctcaaaCTTCATCGCATTCATAGAAGCTGCTTGCAGGGTCGCCGGGCTAACCAGGGTGATCGGCGAACTTTACCGTACAGTACCTCAGTCTAGCTGTCAGATCATCCCTTTTGCTGTAGCCTCTGTTGAGGTTTTTATATTTGTGATCATTGGTAATTCAGTGTCTTATTAAGTGGGCACAGCTCCCCACAGAGAGCAAGTTGTCAGCAGG of the Pongo abelii isolate AG06213 chromosome X, NHGRI_mPonAbe1-v2.0_pri, whole genome shotgun sequence genome contains:
- the LOC100432748 gene encoding uncharacterized protein LOC100432748, with amino-acid sequence MPALYCPSFGTGVREKLELAHPVASGAVFPAPPQGFPVSAKPVPQPGFHMPFASVWELCACARVFVEEGSFLSNGLRKGKECSLQPLGSLGQGCGPRTVCGAGQLVASAPNSRDPVTPASGPPCPQYLVLYTKDNLAHLPPRGTTVTCSSVSL